GACGCCCAGCGCTCGAGCTCCGCGAGGTCGGGCCCGGCCGGCAGGGTCTGGCGCACGTCGCCGGGCCACCAGTACCAGGTGCGCCCGGCGTACTCGAACGGCTCGGCCGCGGGGACGTTCTTCGCGATCAGCGCGTCGAGGGCGCCTGGCACCAGCGCCGTCACCACGGTCGAGTCCCCGGGCACGGGCGGCGGCTCCTCGCCCCTGGCCGCGGCCTGCGAGCGCAGCTCGTACCCCAGGAGTGCCGCGGCGTAGCCCTTGTTCACCAAGGACTCGACGTTGTCCTCGTAGATAGCGATGCCCGTGAGGCCGAGGTCGCGGTAGCGCTCGGCCAGCTCGAAGCTGGTCATGCCGACGAGCGCGGCCTGCTCGGCGAGCGCCTGCTCGTCCATGACGACCGCGACCTCGACGCGCGAGCCCTCCGACGCGACGCGCCTGGCCACGAGCGCGAGAGCCGGCACGAGCGAGAGCGCCAGCACGACCCACAGCGCCCGGCGCAGGACGCCACCGAGCGGCCCGCCGGCGGCGCCGTTCGGCCGTGCGGCGCCCGGGCCGCGCCTCAAGGACGCGCCCCCGCCCGGGCCACGGCGGCGGGCTCGCTAGCGGCCCCGCCGATGCGCGCCCGCACGTGGTCGACGAGCACGCCGATGGCCGCGACGTTGCGCCCGCCCTCGGGGACGATGACGTCGGCGTACTGCTTCGTGGGCTGTACGTAGAGGTCGTGCATGGGCTTCACCGTGCTCCGGTACTGGTCGATGACGCTCTTGGCGCTGCGCCCGCGCTCCGAGACGTCGCGCTCGAGGCGACGGATGAAGCGCTCGTCGGGCGGCGCGTCCACGTACACCTTGAGGTCGAGCCGGCGGCGCAGCTCCGGCTCGTGCAGCACCAGGATCCCCTCGACCACGACCACGGGAGCCGGCTCGAGGCGCAGCGTCTCGGGCAGCCTGTCCGACGCCTCGAAGTCGTAGAGGGGCCTGTCGACGGCCTGCCAGGCGATGAGCCTGTCGAGGTGCTCGACGAGGTAGGGCGTGTCGAACGCGCCCGGCTCGTCCCAGTTGATGGCGCTGACGCCGTCGAAGTACGGGTCGCTGGCGCGGCGGTAGTAGACGTCCTGCGGCAGCACCAGCACGTGGCCGAGCGCCGCGTCGGCCATCGCCGCCGCGATCGTCGACTTGCCGCTGCCCGTGCCGCCCGCGACGCCTATCACGTAGGGTCGCGGACCGGGACCACCCATCGTCACGCGACCGTGGCGGCCTCCCTGGCCGCGTGCCTGACCGCGGCCTCGATGAAGCCGGTGAACGGCGGCGAGGGGCGCATGAGCCGCGACTTGAACTCGGGGTGGCTCTGCACGCCGAGGAAGAACGGGTGGCCGACGAGCTCGACGGCCTCCACCAGGCCCTCGCCGCGGCCCTCCATGCCCGGCGTCACGCCCGAGACGACGAGGCCGGCGGCCTTCAGGCGCTCCACGTAGTCGGGGTTCACCTCGTAGCGGTGGCGGTGCCGCTCGTGCACCGTCCCGCCCTGCCCGACGGGCAGGCGGTAGACGCGCTCGAGCGTCGTGCCGGGGAAGACCTGCATCGGCCACGAGCCCAGGCGCATGGTGCCGCCCAGGCCGTCCACCTCGAGCTGCTCGGGCATGAGGTCGATGACCGGGTGCGGGGTGTACGGGTCGAACTCGGTGGAGTTCGCGCCCTCGAGCCCGGCGACGTCGCGGGCGAACTCGATGACGGCGACCTGCATGCCGAGGCAGATGCCGAGGTAGGGCACGCCGCGCTCGCGCGCCAGGCGCGCCGCCGCCACCTTGCCCTCGATGCCCCGCACGCCGAACCCGCCCGGCACGAGGATGCCGTCGTAGCCCTCCAGCGAGGGCGGGTCGTCGTTCATCAGCCTCTCGGCGTCGACCCACTCGACGTTCACGGCCGCGCGGTTCGCGATGCCGGCGTGCTTCAGGGCCTCGAGGAGGCTCAGGTAGGCGTCTGGCATGGCCACGTACTTGCCCACCACGGCGATGCGCACGGCGCGCTCCGGCCGCCTGAGGACCCTCACGGCCTCCTGCCACACGCGCAGCTCTGGCGTCACGTGCTCGAGGTGCAGCTTGCGCTCGATGAAGCGGCCCACGCCCTGCTGCTCCAGCATCTCCGGCACGGCGTAGACGTGGTCGGCGTCGTAGGAGTTGAAGACCGCGTCGGGCTCGACGTTCGCGAACAGCGCGATCTTCTGGAGCTGCTCGAGAGGCACCTCCGCCTGCGAGCGCAGGATCAGGGCGTCGGGCTGGATGCCGA
This genomic stretch from Trueperaceae bacterium harbors:
- a CDS encoding CTP synthase encodes the protein GATMQSREGGLAMDRKYIFITGGVVSSLGKGIATSSIGALLRARGYSVTAVKIDPYINVDAGTMRPYEHGEVFVTDDGAETDLDIGTYERFLDVDLARGNNVTTGQVYLSVIEKERRGAYLSHTVQVIPHVTDEIKERIRAAGKAADAEVVLVEVGGTVGDIESLPFLEAIRQFRFDAGRENTLYFHVTLVPYLGTSEEFKTKPTQHSVATLRGVGIQPDALILRSQAEVPLEQLQKIALFANVEPDAVFNSYDADHVYAVPEMLEQQGVGRFIERKLHLEHVTPELRVWQEAVRVLRRPERAVRIAVVGKYVAMPDAYLSLLEALKHAGIANRAAVNVEWVDAERLMNDDPPSLEGYDGILVPGGFGVRGIEGKVAAARLARERGVPYLGICLGMQVAVIEFARDVAGLEGANSTEFDPYTPHPVIDLMPEQLEVDGLGGTMRLGSWPMQVFPGTTLERVYRLPVGQGGTVHERHRHRYEVNPDYVERLKAAGLVVSGVTPGMEGRGEGLVEAVELVGHPFFLGVQSHPEFKSRLMRPSPPFTGFIEAAVRHAAREAATVA
- the udk gene encoding uridine kinase; this encodes MGGPGPRPYVIGVAGGTGSGKSTIAAAMADAALGHVLVLPQDVYYRRASDPYFDGVSAINWDEPGAFDTPYLVEHLDRLIAWQAVDRPLYDFEASDRLPETLRLEPAPVVVVEGILVLHEPELRRRLDLKVYVDAPPDERFIRRLERDVSERGRSAKSVIDQYRSTVKPMHDLYVQPTKQYADVIVPEGGRNVAAIGVLVDHVRARIGGAASEPAAVARAGARP
- a CDS encoding DUF5693 family protein; the encoded protein is MRRGPGAARPNGAAGGPLGGVLRRALWVVLALSLVPALALVARRVASEGSRVEVAVVMDEQALAEQAALVGMTSFELAERYRDLGLTGIAIYEDNVESLVNKGYAAALLGYELRSQAAARGEEPPPVPGDSTVVTALVPGALDALIAKNVPAAEPFEYAGRTWYWWPGDVRQTLPAGPDLAELERWAS